Genomic window (Amaranthus tricolor cultivar Red isolate AtriRed21 chromosome 7, ASM2621246v1, whole genome shotgun sequence):
TTTTTGTTGCCCCTGTTGGCGGAATCGGGTTTGAAATCTCTAAACCATTATCTACTTGCATTGTACAACaaaaataagtagtaatgtGTTTTATTACCTTGAATGCTTGAAATATGAGACTAATGTTATTGGCACAAGTGTTCTGTTGCTGTGTGACGGACTattcttttctaaatataggtttaatataatataatagtaagtactgctaaagcggaagtctatcgagccgtgattataaataaaacaacagtattttcaaaaaaacaaataaaaattaaatcatcaaaatattcttgaacgatcggggtttcttgcaaactaggtttATGTTTCACTTCCTCAGTagtaacaaaacataagaaccctTCGTCTCCTTTTCTTATCATTTGTAACCCTTGAATTACAGAAATTGTCTCTAGCTGAGATTTTGATTCTTCCGAATACACTTCATTCTCTCGGGAGtttctattctaacaaccttttccttacacaaaatctctgctgaatatctctccaaccaatccatacccaaaatgatatcaaatgttcccaaatcTAATTGAATTTAATCAGTTGGTAAAAGATTCCCACAAATCTCCAatggaaaattataaaagatacgATCACACAGGAAAATTGTACCTTCAGGTAAATGGATACACAATTGGGATTTTTGAGGTTTCAAAGAAATAGAAGATATGTGGAGAAATGCACTAGAAATAAAAGACGtatccgctccacaatcaaacaaaattgtTTTGAATAACTCTTACAGTCAGtttgtttattgttattaaatGGTGGGAACTGAATGGTAATGATATCTTAATGTAAGTTAGCTAGAAAAACTACTTAACAAGATTTATGAATCATGATTAAGCAAAATTTATTCCCTCCTATTATCATTTGAAAAGGCGGTATTAGGtggaaatgaaaaattatgaagaaaCATGTTTAAGGGTGGGAGCTACAGTACCATGAGAATTACGTAACCCAATTTATGaatcataaaactaaaattcattctcattactatcatttaatatcaataaataaACTCCTTGTCAATTACTCCATGAGAGGCTTTTATAAGGCATCAATTACTCAGATTCCCACAAACTAAAAGATCAAAATGGATGATTTTATGTGTAATGCAGTCAGGAGTGTTAAAAGAGCAATTGATTTACGAGAATATAACAGGGACTACATGCAGGTAAGAGGGCATTTATTGCTGGTGTAGCTGATGATAAAGGTTATGGTTGGGCTATTGCAAGGTCTCTGGCTGCAGCTGGTGCTGAGATTCTTCTTGGCACTTGGGTCCCGGTAAGTGACTCCTGGTTTCAGCTTTTGAAGAATAACAAACTTTTATTTCTGTTCATTAAAACATTTTACCGTCTTTTCAATGTGGTTTTTACAGGCGCTGAGTATCTTTGAAACAAGTCTAAGACGTGGGAAATTCAATGAATCACGAgtgtaatagttttttttatctgTTTGTTCTTTTTTTGAGACTTACACAAGCAATGGCCTGATATTGAACTGGTATTTTAGGTTGCCTGATGGTTCATTGATGAAGATTGCCAAGGTTTATGGTCTAGATGCTGTTTTTGACAATCCAGATGATGTTCCTGAAGATGTAATGATGGACCATCCATTATCTCCCTTCTTTTACTATGAATCTTTAGTGTATTTTTGCTTGATGAGAGATCTCTTATTTCTTTTGGTGATGGATCCAATGCAGGTCAAATTAAGCAAGCATTACTCTGGATTAATCAATTGGACTATTAAGGTATAAATGGTTCCGTTATCTTTGAATGCATCTTAAATATCTTTAACTTAAAGAAATGACATAACTAGGTCCCACTTTAATCCAGACTATAGGTGTTCAATCTACTCACTCTCGTTTAAACCTGACCCACTTTGGACTGTTTTTTTAAAGTTCATATAATAGTTTTTAATTCTACTTACGGCCCGTTGGGTCGACCtacctatatatatagtaatatcatataaaaacaaaaaaaaaaaaagccgtaaaaaaatttttcataaccaattcttataattatctgGCCCAGCCCGTTAATTCACCTACCCGTTATTGACTCAACCTGCTATTGACCCTGTtaaaatgtgacccgacccTTGACCCATTAGGTCGACCCGTCTCGTTAAACACCTCTAATCCAGACTATGCATTCACCTGAAATGCCCACACTAGTTATCATTTCAAATTGCTCTTCTTATCTCCATATCTAATTCACAGCATATCTTATAAATTGTACTGAATCATTTTTTTATGAATTGTAGGAAGTTACTCATTTAGTTAAACAAGATTTCGGCAACATTgacatccttgttcattcactTGCAAATGGACCTGAGGTTATTACTGATTCACATTATAAGTTTCTTGCTTTTATGGCCAATTGCTTTTCTAATTGATACAGAACACATTGTGTAGGTCATTAAACCTTTACTAGAAACGTCAAGGTACGGGTACCTTGCAGCATTATCTGCTTCTAGTTACTCTTATGTTTCCTTGCTGAAGCATTTCCTTCCAATAATGAATTACGGTATGATCCCCTTGATACGTTTTGCTTCCCTTTTATTTACAAATCTCTTTTTTCTTCTGCCCGATTTAATGGTATATTTTGCTGTTTGCAGGCGGTTCGTCCATCTCACTGACCTACATGGCTTCCAAGAGGATGATTCCAGGGTAAAGTTCCCTTCTCACTTTTTTTTACGTGCCCTcggttttcttcttttttctaaattttattttctgacTTCTCATACAGTTACGGTGGAGGCATGAGTTCTGCAAAAGCTGCATTGGAGAGCGACACACGGGTTAGCATATGTTTATATAAGCGAATCTCTTGAGGGTGCAAATTTGCTTGACTGGTTCTTGGGGTATCCCGGGTAGCTGACCACCTAGGGCccctcgaaataaggggtcacAAATATTTAATGGTGTTATTCAGGCTTAGTTCCAAACAACAATTTTTAAGTGAATTGTTGACAaaccttttttatatttgaagtaatataatgttacaaaacgttttgtcttgaattatttttcttaaagtggAAATGTTTTTATCTTATGCTAAAATAAAAGGCCCCATTTTAAAAGACAACGCAAAAATAAATAGGGCCTCTAAAATCTTTGCTCTACCCCTGAAATTAGAATGGTTTTTTAGATGCATTCACTGGTCAATCTTTCTTATCCTACCATTGTTTTGTATCTGCTTAGGTACTGGCTTTTGAAGCAGGGCGAAAACGTGGGGTTAGAGTGAACACAATATCAGCCGGTAGTTTTGCTATCAATTTTTCGTCCTTACTACCCTAAACCCGACCATAATTCGTTTTTTTCGATTTGCGATTACCAacgagattagtgaatcatgtgacattaGACTTCAACTGCGAGTTCAACAATTTTCTAATGTTTCCCTTCCTTTAGGTCCACTACGGAGTCGTGCTGCAAAGGCTATTGGGTTCATCGATATGATGATCGACTATTCTATGTCTAATGCTCCATTGCAAAAAGAATTAACTGCAGGTAGGATATATAAGGGAAGCCAATTGATTTGATCTTGTCGTATATTCCACTCTTCTATTAACGATCTTCAATCATGTGCAGATGAAATCGGACATACAGCTGCTTTTTTGGCGTCACCTTTGGCCTCTGCCATAACTGGTGCTGTTATTTACGTAGACAATGGTCTAAACACGATGGGAGTAGGCGTAGATAGTCCAGTTTTCAAGAACCTCGAAATTCCGACAGACCAGGAGTAAAGCACGACGAGCCAACACCTCCATTTTGTGCTGTGACGTCCAGGCTCTTCATTCAATAGTTCATATGTTGAGGAATATTATTTGGGAGCAGGAAGCCATGTGTACAGTATAGAATTCATACACATGAACTAgttctttttagtttttaggTTGAAAGTTGAAACACTTATGATCCAAATCTATTGTTTGATGCATGGTTACTTTGTTCCTATATACTATTCAACCATGTGTGGTTGAAGAACTTTTGCtcaattgaataataaatttcaaatttagatTCCATTATTAGTGTACTCGGCGTAGCAGTTTAAATAGTTAGTAGTTTAATAAGGCTAAAACGCTATTTAAAAATGTCACTATTCTATTAAGTAGCAATTTTTCAACAAACTACACTAACTCGCATCATgatcaatattttattatttttaccgAAAACTATCAATTTAGGTAGCTAATTACAAGTTAATCATCCTTTAGCTAAAGCGACTCGCATAGCTACCATCATTGGCGGACCTACATAATAACCTTAGTTAGCACAGGCTAcctataatttattttcctttttcttttcaaaaaaaatgttgCTCATTTTCTATGACTCACACTCACCTACTCACCTTTTCTATGTTATCTCTCTCACCTTTTCTCTTTCAATTTTTCTCTTTCTCACCTTCTCTCATTCTGTTACACTTTCTCTCATTTTCACATGGTTCCTTGTACACTTCACCGGTGACCGGTTACCATACACCACCGCACACAGAACCACCATCCACGCAAACCGCCTGCTTGGTTGCTTCACACCGCAAAAATGCTTAATCATGAGTCAGTGACGATGCTAAGTGTACTGTTTACTTCTAATCTATTTCTAGTTCTATTCAATTATTCACTTGTAAGTtgttcttttaatctcattcaatTATCTTGAGATTTGTTATTTtctttgcttaattttttttttatttatgcttatattttttttactagtgGTTTTCACtttcaatttattatttagGATTTAGGAATAGAAACTCAAAGATGATAATTGTGAATTTGATGATgaaatgttgaaattttggaTGAAATGTGGAAGTAATGTTGGACATTATCAGTGAATTTGGGATTACTCTTGTTTTGTGAGGAAtttcatttttaagcttttgtttcATGATTTCTAATTTGGaatgcatttttatttttttaatcttcagttctaatttataattttttgtgcttatatttttagttatattaGTGTTTTTAACTGATTAAATGATTTAGTAATAGAAATTCAGATATGATAATTGTGAATTGATGATAGAATATTGAAATTCTGAATAAAATGTGGATGGAATGTTACACTTGGTCACTTGTTTGGAGTTTGATCATTTTTAAACgaatcatataaaaataaagtacGTAATAATATCAATTGTTGAATGATAATTTCTTACGTTTTTAGAGTatgatttgtttttaaaatacatCTAGGTGGATAGTTTTAAGACTTTGCAAATCAATTAAACTAGCAATGCAAAATAATTTGCTTGTTAATGTTAGTAATAGAAAAAGGAGGAGTGTTGGAACGAAAGCAAAAGTGTTTCACACGCATCATCTTAATGCAGTCTCAGTTGCAAAAAAGGACATCCATTCGGGCAATTGCTAGTGCATTGgacattggtcattgatcattcctAAGTTATAGAACGATGAAGTTCGGAAATATTAAAGCACATACTAATTCTATCAAAACCACAGCTTTCATATGAGTATAAAAATAGGAGACTTAATTTCATTTTCTCAAATTATCTTACCTACCGTAAACACTCCACCAAAGTTTAAGATGATTTACAATATTGTGCGCCTACATGAGAAGTGGTTTTATATGAGTATGGAAACACAAAGAAACTATTTATTCCCTTGGTAGTATGTCTTTGCAAGACCATAGCATTCTGTTTGATAATACTACATACATTTTTTCAGATTTTGCCTGGGTAATATGTCGTGTTAAGAAACAGAACTAAATTGCTATTGTATTTTGTGCATATAATGGAACAAACAACTGCTTTTCAAATAGAGCTACAATTTGGTTATGAAAATGAGCACGGCTAAAACGACCCTATATAAATGACTAATCAATTAAAGAATTACAAGAAAAGTTCTcgtaaaaaatacataatggTGATTAAGAATGTGCTAAAACGATAACCTACAACTTTCTTATAAAATCTACTGCCATTCCTAAAGATTAATCATAAAGATTAACAAAAATCTACAACTTTCCCATAAAATCTAATAAAGATTAACTAAGAATGTTCTAAAACGAAAATCTACAACTTTCGCATAAAATCTAACTAACACTGATATAATCTGGTGATTGTCACACTGGCTAAGCTTCTTTCTTCTTTTGTAAGGAAACGCGGCATTTATCACCATTTGTTCATAGACTTGGACCTTCCCTTTTCCTACCTTCTACGCCTATCTCATCGTATGTCCGTTTTCTACATCCTTGTTCTCAGTCCATCGACTTTCCTTGTGAGGAGGGATGATCTTCTCTATCTgatgaaaataaattagaagAAACTAAGAAGGTATTCAAGACATCGACAATTTATAGATAAGAATGTCCTTTATGTACAAAAATATAAGCATGTAACTAAGGGCATCATTCCTATTATAGATGAAAAATCAATTCGTTTGGAGCGTCAATGATAAAAAGCAAAGACCATGAAAGGCagaatgaaattttaaaaaatttgaactaaatatttgattaaaaatatgtACATGATACCGTGCAACCGCTGATTTTTAAGAACTTAATCGAGAAAGGGAGAGGAGAAAACAGGcccaatatgtttcaaatttgtACAAACAGAAGGCAGTTAGGCATTACCACTTTCACTGTCGGATGCATCCTCTAGCATAGTAATAGCTTGGGTCAATGCTTCCTCATGTTCCTGCAATACATTGATTAATTAAGACACAGATCATGACAAATGTGCTAACAGAAATTAAAGGTTGCCTGTTATTAATTACATTCAACACTTTCTTGGCTTTCTCAACCTCCATTGGGTCAGGATCATTAGCAGAAAAAACCTCCTCCACCTGCAAAACATCAAATTCTGTCAAATAAATAATCAACTGTTGACAAAATGAAACTCTTCTCCCAAGCTAAAAACTCACCTTTTTAATCAGAGCATCAGTTTTTGGTAACCTAATTTCTCCCGATCCTTCTCTTCCAATGCCATTTTGAGGCATAAATAAATCCATTTTGGGATGGCCCTTTAAGGTTCCGTGGCCTCTTACTGCACCAATTGCTCCACCACCACGGGCTAAAGACTTCTTAGGACCACGACCTTGTCCAGCTTGCGAACCTTTATGAGAGAGTCCAGGTTCCTGACCGTCCCATCTGATGTCTTCAGGGGATATCTGGCACATAGCATTAACAAATATGAGCAACTTCCTGGCATTTTCTCCAGCTGATCAGAGGAACGGCAGCAAATAATCATGAGTTGTACAAATTCTTTGTGTCAGGAGGCTCACGGATTTTTTGTAGGTACATGTGGGCCCTATCAAGTTGCTCTCTCAGTGACCCTTGGCTAGTTAAATGACCATCCCCAAAGAGCCCTCTTCTCCCCAGCCACATGAAAACCAAACCAGGAGAAAATCCCAGGGAGGTGAGGGTAGTAAAAAATCAAATCTCCTTTAAAATAGGTTTCCCTACAACATTATACCGTCCCTCCAATGACAGCCAGAGGTGTTGATTCGGTTTatcgggttgatttcgggtaaggtgtttcgggtcggtttagaATCGGGTTTGGTTTTCATAttcttttttacataattgtaaatagtttttaaagtcgggtcaaatcgaGTTCAGTTACAAGGTCAAGTAAATTTCGGGTCATCGGGTTTGttttaaacacctttagatgtgtattagcaaaaaaaaatgtAGTATGACCAAAGTAGATATTATTGTTCAAACAACATGCGTGCAATCAATACTTATATAGATATGTGATTAACATGAAATAAACTATATAGCATATGGATGTGGATCTCGTTTAGAACTTGAGATCGTTTTTTCCAATGAAAAGAAATACAACACAAACACAAGAGTAAAATAGTCTAGATCATTCATAAAATCCTATTTCATGAAAGGGCAGGCTAAGTTTCATTAAAAGGATCAGAGCAGTGTTACCTCTTTGAGATTGAGCCACTCCCAAGATTCCTTTTCTGTATTCATATCATAGACTATTGCATGCAGACCctaaaaaacacaatataacaAGAACGTTAGTCTTTAAGAATAGACATGATGCATCTTGCTCTTATTTCTATTCAAAATCAATTATTCTGTAATTTCCCCCAGCGTTATCACGAAAACAGCAAATCTACCTCTTTATAATCTGTTATCAATGCCTCATAGAAACTGTTATCATCCGGCCACCTTATCCATACTCTCTTTCCGATGTGCTGATCAATCTTTTGAGCTTTGTCAGGCTCATTAGGTCCGAATGTACCAGAAGTACTATGACTTTTACCCTGTGGCCTTCCTGGAACAGCGGGGAATCCTGGAGGACGGCCACGTTTCAAGTTTGATGAAGATGACTGCAAGGATGGATGCTTGGCATTGGGTGGAGAAAGTGCACCAGCATCAGAGAGTGCTGACGCTGAGTGGCTCGTTTTCTGTTTCTTACGTGAGGCTGAAACAGTAGGACTTCGAACAAATTCATGAACTGGAGAAGAGCTCAGCTTGCCTTGTTGGTGCCCATTCGACTGTCTCAAATCTCTGCCAAATCATTAAACAGAGTTCTAGTCAAACCAAAGTACATCGTCATCAACTATCTTAACAGCCTGTTTGGTAAGTGGTATTA
Coding sequences:
- the LOC130817400 gene encoding enoyl-[acyl-carrier-protein] reductase [NADH] 1, chloroplastic-like, whose amino-acid sequence is MVASTASGLQMAAVQPCVSARRRVFRGSSVSLSTDFKPTSWAEHTRNVSYSMPLHRINSSSPSKSRKGVIKAIVDSAERPPVGLPIDLKGKRAFIAGVADDKGYGWAIARSLAAAGAEILLGTWVPALSIFETSLRRGKFNESRVLPDGSLMKIAKVYGLDAVFDNPDDVPEDVKLSKHYSGLINWTIKEVTHLVKQDFGNIDILVHSLANGPEVIKPLLETSRYGYLAALSASSYSYVSLLKHFLPIMNYGGSSISLTYMASKRMIPGYGGGMSSAKAALESDTRVLAFEAGRKRGVRVNTISAGPLRSRAAKAIGFIDMMIDYSMSNAPLQKELTADEIGHTAAFLASPLASAITGAVIYVDNGLNTMGVGVDSPVFKNLEIPTDQE
- the LOC130818643 gene encoding protein EMSY-LIKE 3-like, producing the protein MCCVMKRNAMVLQRHTTIGINGFFVLPYSYNYGSSHQLIIHVKISEHDSGISLLSDEEHKDYLSRVNTDDMIKRLRDLRQSNGHQQGKLSSSPVHEFVRSPTVSASRKKQKTSHSASALSDAGALSPPNAKHPSLQSSSSNLKRGRPPGFPAVPGRPQGKSHSTSGTFGPNEPDKAQKIDQHIGKRVWIRWPDDNSFYEALITDYKEGLHAIVYDMNTEKESWEWLNLKEISPEDIRWDGQEPGLSHKGSQAGQGRGPKKSLARGGGAIGAVRGHGTLKGHPKMDLFMPQNGIGREGSGEIRLPKTDALIKKVEEVFSANDPDPMEVEKAKKVLNEHEEALTQAITMLEDASDSESDREDHPSSQGKSMD